In Papaver somniferum cultivar HN1 chromosome 1, ASM357369v1, whole genome shotgun sequence, a genomic segment contains:
- the LOC113319384 gene encoding uncharacterized protein LOC113319384, whose amino-acid sequence MEAAHQKASGGDEKICRRKNDGKTVNCMNVSGDNKIQYCDKHYKDFTDFYSENPCLITANKSKCLPKKKMEEIELLKKNKLPLPDEHLCRHNTGSWRCKNLRMGHGAADDDHSVLKAKVCEKHYYYYRQNKKKRSRDGDGAAATGPIEETRGSNCSKRGKKVTEEHDRSLDVTGIQPPTTDIEGGSANVGTKRENVQGMERSGELDFTDFLMEKPSLITSNEMKKEMEMEKKKLPPDEQICCLTNGMGWRCKKFRMSYGAAADDASVPKTKFCEKHYNYYSSYNKNYYKKKKTSGDGEGAGAGCTTATGPVEETNCSKPGEKVTEEDDDAEIQKLGSAADRIGRKSENVERAEKSGEPESFKGMGETVVELESLEHYKSKCFQLSVELEKKKVECTTIQGKLAEVEETRKTAATNESERTPADATECWRKMFSDLTGWVESRISDLENIILRMDNKVSTMEGCVESRILKLESLVPKSGKGGSILRCVQLCHSEKIESEAQGSQNDFTRSGEKLRDENDKKDSDVYECKTKEKVLNVYDAGSLYQVRVKTLEKGRVGAVRRRDHLNMDHHLKIIWK is encoded by the exons ATGGAGGCGGCTCATCAGAAAGCTTCTGGTGGTGATGAAAAGATTTGCAGAAGAAAAAACGATGGGAAAACTGTGAATTGCATGAATGTTAGTGGTGATAATAAGATACAGTACTGTGATAAacattacaaagatttcacagaTTTTTACTCAGAGAATCCTTGTCTGATAACTGCAAACAagagtaaatgtctacccaagaagaagatggaggaGATCGAGTTGCTGAAGAAGAATAAGCTGCCGCTTCCAGATGAACACTTATGTCGTCACAATACTGGTTCATGGAGATGCAAGAATCTAAGGATGGGTCAtggtgctgctgatgatgatcatAGTGTTCTTAAGGCTAAAGTTTGTGAAAAACATTACTATTATTACCGTCAGAATAAGAAAAAGAGAAGTAGAGATGGTGATGGTGCAGCTGCTACTGGTCCTATAGAAGAAACTAGGGGTTCCAATTGCTCGAAAAGGGGGAAGAAGGTAACGGAGGAACATGACCGCTCCCTTGATGTAACAGGAATTCAACCACCTACTA CTGATATAGAAGGTGGTTCTGCCAATGTTGGGACCAAGAGGGAAAATGTCCAAGGAATGGAAAGGTCTGGCGAACTAGATTTTACAGATTTTTTAATGGAAAAACCATCTTTGATCACTTCAAATGAAATGAAgaaggagatggagatggagaagaagaagctgCCTCCAGATGAACAGATTTGCTGTCTTACTAATGGAATGGGATGGAGATGCAAAAAATTTAGGATGAGTTATGGTGCTGCTGCTGATGACGCTAGTGTTCCTAAGACCAAATTTTGTGAAAAACATTACAACTATTATTCAAGTTATAATAAGAATtattataagaagaagaagacaagtggagatggtgaaggtgcaGGTGCAGGTTGTACTACTGCTACTGGTCCTGTAGAAGAAACTAACTGCTCGAAACCGGGGGAGAAAGTaaccgaggaagatgatgatgcagAAATTCAAAAACTAGGATCTGCTG CTGATAGAATTGGGAGGAAGAGCGAAAATGTTGAAAGAGCAGAAAAGTCTGGAGAACCAGAATCATTCAAAGGAATGGGGGAAACTGTGGTTGAATTGGAGAGTCTGGAGCATTACAAGAGTAAGTGTTTTCAATTGTCTGTGGAgcttgagaagaagaaagtggAGTGCACCACAATCCAGGGTAAATTGGCGGAGGTAGAAGAAACTAGAAAGACTGCTGCTACAAATGAGAGTGAACGGACACCCGCGGATGCAACTGAAtgttggaggaaaatgttttcTGATTTGACAGGATGGGTAGAGTCTCGCATTTCGGATTTGGAAAACATAATCCTGAGGATGGATAATAAAGTTTCAACAATGGAAGGATGTGTAGAGTCTCGCATTTTGAAGTTGGAGAGCCTAGTCCCGAAAAGTGGAAAGGGGGGTTCAATATTGAGATGTGTACAACTGTGCCATTCAGAAAAGATAGAGTCCGAAGCGCAGGGTTCGCAAAATGACTTTACTCGGAGTGGTGAAAAGCTAAGAGATGAAAATGATAAGAAGGATTCTGATGTGTATGAGTGTAAAACCAAAGAGAAGGTGCTGAATGTGTATGACGCTGGTAGTCTGTATCAAGTGAGGGTGAAAACGTTGGAGAAAGGAAGGGTTGGGGCTGTTCGAAGGAGGGACCATCTCAACATGGATCATCATCTCAAGATCATCTGGAAATGA